The Oceanispirochaeta sp. DNA window GCAGATTCCTGCAGTCAGAAGCATCCGGGAGCAGAGAGCCAGGGTCACTTCCATCAGGTCATCAGGACCGTCACCCTGCAGGCTGTTCCATGATTCTTCCACTTCCAGAAAGTTACCGACCATATTGCCCAGTGGCTCTTCCATGGCGGTAATGAGGGCGATGACCCTGCGGCCCATGCTCTTCCCCGTATTCACCAGGGATTCGGCCAGGATTTCCGCATCCTTCAGGGTTTTCATGAAGGCTCCGGAACCGCATTTTACATCAAAGACAAGGGATTGAGCCCCTTCGGCCAGTTTTTTGCTGAGGATACTGGCTGTGATCAGAGGAATGGATTCCACCGTAGCCGTGACATCACGGAGGGCGTACATTTTTCTGTCTGCCGGCACGACTTCTGCGGTCTGTCCAATAACCGCATACCCGGCGCGTCCTATGATTCTCTTCAACTCACCTTGAGAGGCATTGATGGTATAACCTTTGACCGATTCCAGTTTATCCAGGGTTCCCCCGGTGTGTCCCAGGGCACGGCCGCTCATCATAGGGACCTGAGCACCGCAGGCCGCCGCCAGAGGCGCCAGGATCAGGGATGTTTTATCGCCCACACCGCCGGTGGAATGCTTGTCCACCAAAGGTCCTGCCAGGTCTGAGAGATCCATCACCTTGCCTGATTCCATCATCAGCCGGGTGAGGAGGCCCGTCTCTTCTGCATTCATTCCCTGAAAGTAAACGGCCATAAGCCAGGCGCTGACCTGGTAATCGGGGATGTCTCCGGAGACAGAACCATTAATAAAAAAACGGAGTTCCTCCTCTGTTAGAGCCGCTCCGTCACGTTTTTTCATGATGATATCAACGATGCGCATCCTGTTACTCCCTTGAATTAAAAATACCCTACAATCGCCCCTTCTGTCAGCCCTTGAATTGGACCCTGTACAAAGGACTGTATTCCGCCTCCCGGGTTTCAAGGCAAGAAAGAGTCGTTTCATACCTCATATTTTGATGCATCCATGCCCACGACTTCAATATTATCCTTATTGAAAAATTATTTTGAGGGATTCCTGATCCATTTTCAACCTGACAATAGACCTCAATATGGTCATAATGTAGGCCGTCAAACTTTCAAGGGTATCTGAATCCACCTCGGGTAGCACTTTTTTCTCCATCACGGCTTCCAGGAAGATTCGGGCAGAAGCTGTGAGCAGAGGCAGACTGTCGATGCGGCAGCGGGAGCAGACAACCATTCCTTCGCCGGAATAACAGACTGCTTTAGTCGGGGGGGCGGGTCTGCCGCAGCGGGAACAGCGGTTTGTTTCAGGCTGAATGCCTTCCAGTGCCAGATAATCCCAGAGGGATCTCAGGAAGATTCCCGGAACCATCGCGCCCTCGGCGTTGCTGAGATTTCTGAACAGGTTTTCTGACATATTAAAGAAATCCTGGCTTCCTCCTCCCGCATAAGTCTGTATAATCAGGTCCGACCAGAACAGGGCGGCATAATATTTATTCAGATGAGTATGGAAACTATCCCGGCTTTCAAGGCATTCTCCCTCTTTCAGACGCCACAGCTTTTTAACCGGATCATAATAGAGGTCCCCGCGACAGAGGGAAAAGGGCTGAATCAAGGCCCTCTGAGCCCCCGACTTTTTTCCTTTCACACCGAAAACCGCAATGCGGATCAATCCCTGTCCGGCACTCAGAATAAGAACAAGTTTATGGTTTTCACCCATATCAGAGGATTTTAATGGAATATAATTTTCTTTAATCAGTCGATTCATAGTCCTGTTTTAGTATAGGTTAAAGGATCGCCCGGGAAAAGAGAGAAATGTCTTGCCTTTAAGGGCCCGAAATTTTAAATTCTATAAGAGTACATTCCGGATGGCATCAGCTTGCCCGCTCCAGAGAACAAGTACTGTTATCAGGAACACATAGAGGTATGCCATGTCAGATAATGAGATCATCGTAGCGGAGAAGGCCTTGCCGGAAAAACTGTTTATTGTCCCCCTTTTGGGTAAGCCGATTTTTCCAGGGATCTTTACACCCATCATGATCACGTCCAATGAAGATATTGAAATTGTGAATCAGGCAATGGAAAATGATAAAGTCATCGGTCTGATCTTACTCAAAGAAGAAGATGAATCAGCCACAGGTCCCGACGATATATTCCAGATAGGAACAGCCGCCAAAATCGTCAAGAAAATCAATCTTCCCGATGGTGGAGTGAATATATTCATTTCAACGGTGAAGCGGTTTAAAATCAGGAAGTTCTTTACCAGCGAAGCTCCTCTGATTGCGGCAGTAGACTATCTGAATGACATCATCGGAAAAGAACAGAAGGATGAGTTAAAAGCCCTGACACGTTCGGTCATCTCTGAGATGAAACATATATCCGAAGACAATCCTCTCTTTTCAGAAGAAATGCGCCTGAATATGGTCAATATCGATAATCCCGGCAAGATTGCCGACTTTATAACTTCCATCCTGAATATAGACAGGGTGCAGCAGCAGCAGATTCTTGAAGAGCTGGATGTACGGGCCCGAATGGAAAAGGTTCTTGTTTTTATCAAAAAGGAACAAGACCTTCTGCGGATTCAGAAAAAGATTGCCAGCCAGATCAACGAAAAGATTGAAAAAAGCCAGAGAGAATACTTCCTGAGAGAAGAGATCAAGGCCATTAAAAAAGAACTGGGTGAACCGGTAGATTCAAAATCCAGTGAGTACATCAAGTTCAAGGATGTGGTGGACAAACTTAATTTTGAAGGTGAGATCAAGGAGCAGGTAGAGCGGGAACTGGAAAAGTTTGCCCTCATGGACCCCTCCTCTTCCGAATATATTGTGACACGGAACTATCTTGAAACAATCGTCAACCTTCCCTGGAAGGAACCCAAGCCCGATGTGATCGACATGATCAAAGGAGAAAGAATTCTCAACCATGACCATTACGGTCTGGACGATGTCAAAGAAAGGATTCTCGAATACCTGGCTGTCCGTAAGCTGAAAAATGACTCCAAAGGCTCCATCATCATTCTGGTGGGACCTCCGGGAGTTGGAAAAACCTCCATTGGTAAATCCGTGGCCCGTGCTCTGGGCAGGAAGTTTTTCCGCTTTTCAGTGGGAGGCATGAGGGATGAGGCCGAGATCAAGGGTCACCGGAGAACATATGTGGGCGCCATGCCCGGCAAAATCATACAGGGTCTCAAAATTGTCAAGAACAAAGCTCCCGTGTTTATGATCGATGAGATTGATAAACTGGGTCAGTCCTATCAGGGGGACCCATCTTCCGCCCTGCTGGAAGTATTGGACCCGGAACAGAACATAGCCTTCAGGGATCACTACCTGGATCTTCCTTTTGACCTGTCCCATATACTGTTCATCGCCACGGCAAACACCCTGGACAGCATCCCACGTCCCCTGCTGGACAGAATGGAAATCATCAGGCTCTCGGGATATATCACCGATGAAAAGATCGAGATTGCCAAAAAGTATCTGATTCCCAAGTCTTTGAAAAAGCACGGACTCATCAAGGGACAAATCAGCTACAACAAGACAGCCCTGAGGAGCATTATTGATGGATACGCCCGGGAAGCCGGAGTCAGAACCCTTGAGAAATGCATTGATAAAATAAACAGAAAGGCGGCCAGGAAAATCGTAATGGGGGCCGAAGAGCTTCCTATTAAAGTTGCCAGAGATAAACTGGAAAGCTATCTGAAACAGCCCTTCTTCCGGGATGACGAGATCAAACAGATCAGCCTTCCGGGAATGACCCTGGGCTTAGCCTGGACCAGCATGGGCGGCGACACCCTCATCATCGAAGCCATCAATGTCCCCGGAA harbors:
- a CDS encoding thymidine phosphorylase is translated as MRIVDIIMKKRDGAALTEEELRFFINGSVSGDIPDYQVSAWLMAVYFQGMNAEETGLLTRLMMESGKVMDLSDLAGPLVDKHSTGGVGDKTSLILAPLAAACGAQVPMMSGRALGHTGGTLDKLESVKGYTINASQGELKRIIGRAGYAVIGQTAEVVPADRKMYALRDVTATVESIPLITASILSKKLAEGAQSLVFDVKCGSGAFMKTLKDAEILAESLVNTGKSMGRRVIALITAMEEPLGNMVGNFLEVEESWNSLQGDGPDDLMEVTLALCSRMLLTAGICRDPDEAMDMCRQKIRNGEGADRFRENMIAQGADWDWFLDHAGRWRAPFKVEFRAPREGVIHEINAFKIGMCALGLGVGRNKADDPVQPHTGLHFNKKRGDSVVNGDLLCEIFALNEKEACQALASLEEAVIISPDPMTPESLILKEVGEW
- the recO gene encoding DNA repair protein RecO, whose amino-acid sequence is MNRLIKENYIPLKSSDMGENHKLVLILSAGQGLIRIAVFGVKGKKSGAQRALIQPFSLCRGDLYYDPVKKLWRLKEGECLESRDSFHTHLNKYYAALFWSDLIIQTYAGGGSQDFFNMSENLFRNLSNAEGAMVPGIFLRSLWDYLALEGIQPETNRCSRCGRPAPPTKAVCYSGEGMVVCSRCRIDSLPLLTASARIFLEAVMEKKVLPEVDSDTLESLTAYIMTILRSIVRLKMDQESLKIIFQ
- the lon gene encoding endopeptidase La; its protein translation is MSDNEIIVAEKALPEKLFIVPLLGKPIFPGIFTPIMITSNEDIEIVNQAMENDKVIGLILLKEEDESATGPDDIFQIGTAAKIVKKINLPDGGVNIFISTVKRFKIRKFFTSEAPLIAAVDYLNDIIGKEQKDELKALTRSVISEMKHISEDNPLFSEEMRLNMVNIDNPGKIADFITSILNIDRVQQQQILEELDVRARMEKVLVFIKKEQDLLRIQKKIASQINEKIEKSQREYFLREEIKAIKKELGEPVDSKSSEYIKFKDVVDKLNFEGEIKEQVERELEKFALMDPSSSEYIVTRNYLETIVNLPWKEPKPDVIDMIKGERILNHDHYGLDDVKERILEYLAVRKLKNDSKGSIIILVGPPGVGKTSIGKSVARALGRKFFRFSVGGMRDEAEIKGHRRTYVGAMPGKIIQGLKIVKNKAPVFMIDEIDKLGQSYQGDPSSALLEVLDPEQNIAFRDHYLDLPFDLSHILFIATANTLDSIPRPLLDRMEIIRLSGYITDEKIEIAKKYLIPKSLKKHGLIKGQISYNKTALRSIIDGYAREAGVRTLEKCIDKINRKAARKIVMGAEELPIKVARDKLESYLKQPFFRDDEIKQISLPGMTLGLAWTSMGGDTLIIEAINVPGKGGLQLTGQMGDVMKESAAIAFSRVKQIASIYGVKQEFFDKNIIHLHIPEGATPKDGPSAGITMATAILSLAMAKVIKKNLAMTGELSLTGKVLPIGGLKEKTIAAQRNKVKDIIIPKPNERDLDEIPEYIRKGITFHPVETLKDVLDLVF